From Chroogloeocystis siderophila 5.2 s.c.1, the proteins below share one genomic window:
- a CDS encoding NAD(+) kinase: MQLNQVIIAHKAGDSLSKSWAEKCARQLESRNCRVLMGPSGPQDNPYPVFLASSTQPIDMALVLGGDGTALSAARNLAADRIPILAVNVGGNLGFLTESFDVFKDSEKVWDRLASDLYAIQRRMMLQAQVFEGNSSNLDPVSDRFFALNEICVKPASADRMITSILEMEIDGEVVDQYQGDGLIIATPTGSTAYTVAANGPIVHDGMQAITVTPICPMSLSSRPIVLPAGSVVSIWPLADYELNTKLWTDSVLGTSIWPGQRVDVRMAEYRAKFIILRENYSYYQTLREKLQWAGARIRYSNNHRDN, encoded by the coding sequence GTGCAGCTTAATCAAGTTATTATTGCTCACAAAGCTGGAGATTCGCTAAGTAAAAGCTGGGCAGAAAAGTGTGCGCGGCAGTTGGAAAGTCGCAACTGTCGCGTCCTGATGGGACCAAGTGGACCGCAAGATAATCCTTATCCGGTATTTTTGGCGTCGTCAACACAGCCGATTGATATGGCTTTGGTACTAGGTGGAGATGGTACAGCTTTATCGGCGGCGAGAAATTTAGCAGCAGATCGCATCCCAATTTTGGCGGTGAATGTCGGCGGGAATTTAGGGTTTTTAACCGAGTCGTTTGATGTCTTTAAAGATTCCGAAAAAGTCTGGGATAGGTTAGCTTCGGATCTCTATGCAATTCAGCGGCGGATGATGCTACAAGCCCAAGTGTTTGAGGGAAATAGTAGCAATCTCGATCCTGTCAGCGATCGCTTTTTTGCCCTCAATGAAATTTGTGTTAAACCTGCATCGGCAGATCGGATGATTACTTCGATCCTGGAAATGGAAATCGATGGCGAGGTTGTCGATCAATACCAAGGTGATGGATTAATCATTGCCACACCTACGGGTTCTACGGCGTACACCGTGGCGGCGAATGGTCCGATTGTCCACGATGGAATGCAGGCGATTACGGTAACTCCAATTTGCCCGATGAGTCTTTCGAGTCGTCCGATCGTTTTACCTGCGGGTTCGGTTGTCAGTATCTGGCCTTTGGCAGATTACGAGTTGAATACAAAGTTATGGACTGATAGCGTTCTCGGAACTTCGATTTGGCCTGGTCAACGAGTCGATGTCCGCATGGCAGAATATCGTGCCAAGTTCATTATTTTACGCGAAAATTATTCGTACTATCAAACATTACGCGAAAAGCTACAGTGGGCAGGCGCGAGGATTCGCTACAGTAATAATCACCGAGATAATTAA
- the nuoK gene encoding NADH-quinone oxidoreductase subunit NuoK, with amino-acid sequence MQLQYFLLLAAALFCIGIYGLITSRNAVRVLMSIELLLNAVNLNLMAFSSYLDPLEIKGQVFTVFVITVAAAEAAVGLAIILAIYRNRDTVDMEQFNLLKW; translated from the coding sequence ATGCAACTTCAGTACTTTCTCTTGCTAGCTGCGGCTTTATTTTGTATTGGCATCTACGGCTTAATTACTAGCCGTAACGCCGTCCGCGTGCTGATGTCGATCGAATTGCTACTCAATGCGGTAAATCTCAATTTGATGGCATTTTCTAGCTATTTAGACCCACTAGAAATCAAAGGTCAAGTATTTACAGTATTCGTGATTACGGTCGCTGCTGCCGAAGCTGCTGTAGGATTAGCAATTATTCTCGCAATCTATCGTAACCGCGATACTGTAGATATGGAGCAATTTAACCTCTTGAAGTGGTAA
- a CDS encoding NADH-quinone oxidoreductase subunit J, with protein MNLAEGVQLVSFGILAVMMIGSALGVVLFSNIVYSAFLLAGVFVSISGMYLLLNADFVATAQVLIYVGAVNVLILFAIMLVNKREDFKPLPNAWVRPVVTAIVSAGLFVLLSTMVLVTPWAYSTEAVSNDTTIVLIGQHFFSDFLLPFELASVLLLMAMVGAIILARREFLPDQVMTPDKQQQPVLTLPERPRELVGISSDKTSNLDDNRRSE; from the coding sequence GTGAATTTAGCTGAAGGAGTACAACTTGTTTCGTTCGGCATCTTGGCTGTGATGATGATTGGTTCAGCCCTCGGTGTTGTACTGTTTTCTAATATTGTTTATTCTGCCTTTTTGTTGGCGGGTGTGTTTGTCAGTATTTCGGGAATGTATTTGTTGCTCAATGCTGACTTTGTGGCAACAGCCCAAGTATTAATTTACGTCGGTGCAGTGAACGTCCTGATTTTATTCGCCATTATGTTGGTGAACAAGCGCGAAGACTTTAAACCTCTGCCAAATGCCTGGGTACGTCCGGTTGTAACTGCGATCGTTAGTGCGGGGCTATTTGTTTTATTAAGTACGATGGTCTTGGTTACGCCTTGGGCTTATTCCACTGAGGCAGTATCCAACGATACCACGATTGTTTTAATTGGTCAGCACTTCTTCAGTGACTTTTTGTTGCCTTTTGAGCTAGCATCGGTTCTACTACTTATGGCAATGGTTGGGGCAATTATTTTAGCGCGGCGCGAATTTTTGCCTGACCAAGTAATGACGCCTGACAAGCAGCAGCAACCTGTATTGACTTTACCCGAACGCCCCCGCGAATTAGTAGGAATTTCGAGTGATAAAACAAGTAATTTAGATGATAATCGTCGCAGTGAGTAG
- the ndhI gene encoding NAD(P)H-quinone oxidoreductase subunit I — MLKFLKQVGDYAKDAVQAGRYIGQGLSVTFDHMGRRPVTIQYPYEKLIPSERFRGRIHFEFDKCISCEVCVRVCPINLPVVDWEFDKASKKKKLKHYSIDFGVCIFCGNCVEYCPTNCLSMTEEYDLCTYDRHQLNYDNVALGRLPYKVTDDPMVTPLREFVYLPKGVVSPHDLPANTRGAGLHPEEILEQQEK, encoded by the coding sequence ATGTTAAAATTCCTCAAACAAGTTGGTGATTACGCGAAAGACGCGGTACAGGCTGGTCGTTATATTGGTCAAGGATTATCTGTCACTTTCGACCATATGGGGCGCAGACCAGTTACCATACAATACCCTTACGAAAAACTAATTCCTTCCGAACGCTTCCGAGGTCGCATTCACTTTGAATTTGATAAGTGTATTTCTTGCGAAGTTTGCGTGCGGGTTTGTCCGATTAATTTACCCGTCGTTGACTGGGAATTTGATAAAGCGAGTAAAAAGAAAAAACTGAAGCACTACAGCATCGATTTTGGTGTGTGTATCTTCTGCGGTAACTGCGTAGAATATTGTCCGACAAACTGTCTATCGATGACCGAAGAATACGACTTGTGTACGTACGATCGCCATCAATTGAACTACGACAACGTAGCCTTAGGACGCTTGCCTTATAAAGTGACTGATGACCCAATGGTGACACCGTTGCGCGAATTTGTTTACCTACCAAAAGGCGTTGTCTCACCTCACGACCTACCTGCAAACACACGTGGCGCGGGACTACATCCTGAAGAAATTTTAGAACAGCAGGAAAAGTAG
- the nuoH gene encoding NADH-quinone oxidoreductase subunit NuoH — translation MSTGIDLQGSFIKSLIDLGLPAGAAKAVWMPVPMVLMLIGATVGVLVTIWQERKISAAAQQRIGPEFMGPFGLLSPVADGIKFVFKEDIIPAKSDPWLFTLGPIIVVLPVFLSYLIVPFGENLAITNVATGVFLWIALSSVQPIGLLMSGYASNNKYSLLGGLRAAAQSISYEIPLALAVLAVVMMSNSLSSIDIVEQQSGYGILGWNVWRQPIGFIIFWISALAECERMPFDLPEAEEELVAGYQTEYAGMKFALYYVASYVNLVLSALLVTVLYLGGWESPIPLDLLAGWFGVSETSPWLEIVDASLGITMTVLKAYFLVFTAILLRWTVPRVRIDQLLDLGWKFLLPVSLANLLLTAALKLAFPTAFGG, via the coding sequence ATGAGTACAGGAATTGACCTCCAAGGAAGTTTCATCAAATCGCTGATCGACTTAGGGCTACCAGCAGGCGCAGCCAAAGCTGTTTGGATGCCAGTCCCGATGGTACTAATGTTAATTGGCGCAACTGTAGGAGTACTAGTAACCATTTGGCAAGAACGAAAGATTTCAGCCGCCGCGCAACAGCGCATTGGTCCAGAATTTATGGGTCCTTTTGGCTTATTATCTCCGGTTGCCGATGGTATCAAGTTCGTTTTTAAAGAAGACATCATCCCTGCCAAGTCAGATCCTTGGCTATTTACTTTAGGACCAATCATTGTTGTCCTACCAGTCTTTTTGTCATATCTGATTGTGCCGTTTGGCGAAAATCTGGCAATCACAAATGTGGCTACAGGAGTCTTTTTGTGGATTGCGTTGTCCAGCGTTCAACCGATTGGATTATTGATGTCAGGCTATGCGTCAAACAACAAGTACTCACTACTAGGTGGTTTGAGGGCAGCAGCACAATCAATTAGTTATGAAATTCCCTTAGCGCTTGCAGTCCTCGCAGTCGTCATGATGTCGAATAGCCTCAGTAGCATCGATATTGTCGAACAGCAATCAGGCTATGGCATTCTTGGCTGGAATGTCTGGCGACAGCCGATTGGATTTATTATCTTCTGGATTTCGGCATTAGCAGAGTGCGAAAGAATGCCCTTTGACTTACCCGAAGCCGAAGAAGAACTCGTTGCAGGTTATCAAACCGAATACGCAGGAATGAAGTTCGCGCTGTACTATGTTGCATCCTACGTCAACTTGGTGCTATCCGCGCTCCTCGTCACAGTCTTATATTTAGGCGGTTGGGAATCTCCTATTCCGCTAGACTTACTTGCTGGTTGGTTCGGTGTCAGTGAAACAAGTCCTTGGTTAGAGATAGTAGACGCTTCATTGGGTATCACAATGACTGTACTCAAAGCCTACTTCCTTGTATTCACAGCAATTTTATTACGCTGGACAGTACCTAGGGTACGCATTGACCAGTTGCTCGATTTAGGCTGGAAGTTTTTATTACCAGTTAGCTTGGCAAATCTACTGTTAACCGCAGCCTTGAAGCTTGCCTTTCCCACTGCCTTTGGTGGATAG
- a CDS encoding citrate synthase: protein MSVCEFKPGLEGIPAAQSSISFVNGQEGILEYRGIRIEDLADNSTFLETAYLLIWGKLPTKDELIEFEHEVRYHRRIKYRIRDMMKSFPESGHPMDALQASAAALGLFYSRRDLDNPVYIRDAVVRLLATIPTMVAAFQLMRKGNDPVRPRDDLDYSANFLYMLSEREPDPLMARIFDVCLTLHAEHTMNASTFSARVTASTLTDPYAVVASAVGTLGGPLHGGANEEVIGMLEEIGSVENVRPYLEDRLQRKAKIMGFGHRVYKVKDPRATILQKLAEQMFDKFGYDKYYDIAVELERAIAEKLGHKGIYPNVDFYSGLVYRKMGIPTDLFTPVFAIARVAGWLAHWKEQLAENRIFRPTQVYTGHHDVAYTPIEQR from the coding sequence ATGTCCGTCTGCGAATTTAAGCCAGGTTTAGAAGGCATTCCCGCCGCCCAATCTAGTATTAGCTTTGTTAATGGACAAGAAGGAATACTGGAGTATCGTGGTATCCGCATTGAAGACCTTGCGGACAATAGTACCTTTTTGGAAACAGCGTATCTTCTCATTTGGGGTAAGCTGCCTACAAAAGATGAATTAATCGAGTTTGAACACGAAGTCCGCTATCACCGCCGGATCAAATATCGCATTCGCGACATGATGAAAAGCTTTCCTGAAAGCGGTCATCCGATGGACGCGTTGCAAGCTTCCGCCGCCGCACTTGGTTTATTTTACTCACGCCGTGACTTAGATAACCCTGTTTATATTCGCGATGCAGTCGTTCGACTCCTCGCGACGATTCCCACAATGGTGGCTGCGTTTCAGTTGATGCGTAAAGGAAATGACCCAGTACGCCCGCGCGATGACTTAGATTATTCGGCTAACTTTCTTTATATGCTCAGCGAACGCGAACCTGACCCGTTGATGGCGCGGATTTTTGATGTTTGTTTAACACTTCATGCCGAACATACAATGAATGCTTCGACATTCTCGGCGCGCGTTACCGCTTCTACGCTTACCGATCCTTACGCGGTTGTTGCTTCCGCAGTCGGAACCTTAGGTGGACCTTTACACGGTGGCGCGAATGAAGAAGTCATCGGAATGCTGGAAGAAATTGGCTCGGTAGAAAACGTCCGCCCCTATCTAGAAGATCGCTTGCAACGCAAAGCAAAAATTATGGGCTTTGGACATCGCGTATACAAAGTCAAAGACCCAAGAGCAACAATTCTACAGAAGCTCGCCGAGCAAATGTTTGATAAATTTGGCTACGACAAGTACTACGATATTGCAGTTGAATTAGAACGCGCGATCGCCGAAAAACTCGGTCACAAAGGAATTTATCCTAACGTTGACTTTTACTCTGGTTTAGTGTACAGGAAGATGGGAATTCCTACAGACTTATTTACGCCAGTATTTGCGATCGCCCGCGTCGCCGGTTGGTTAGCGCACTGGAAAGAGCAACTTGCTGAGAATCGCATTTTTCGCCCCACCCAAGTGTATACAGGTCATCATGACGTTGCCTATACACCCATCGAGCAACGCTGA
- the sixA gene encoding phosphohistidine phosphatase SixA yields the protein MEIYLIRHGIAQEREIGIPDEVRSLTNKGKDKTRQVAGRLYDLGVRFDVVLTSPLVRSRQTAEILHEYKLSREITESAHLAPNGSIYDWLDWLKAQQYPQQTQLALVGHQPNLGQWAEILVWGEDRARLILKKAGIIGLTLPETDSPIGQAQLFWLTPPKFLL from the coding sequence GTGGAAATCTATCTTATTCGACACGGCATCGCGCAAGAAAGAGAAATTGGTATCCCCGACGAAGTGCGATCGCTTACTAACAAAGGGAAAGATAAAACGCGTCAAGTCGCAGGGCGTTTGTACGATTTGGGCGTGCGGTTTGATGTTGTGTTGACTAGTCCTTTGGTGCGATCGCGGCAAACCGCAGAAATCTTACACGAGTATAAACTGAGTCGAGAAATTACTGAATCGGCTCACCTTGCGCCTAATGGTAGTATCTATGATTGGTTAGACTGGCTCAAAGCGCAACAATACCCCCAGCAAACGCAATTAGCTCTTGTAGGTCATCAACCGAATTTAGGACAATGGGCAGAAATTCTAGTTTGGGGTGAAGATCGCGCTAGGCTAATACTAAAAAAAGCAGGTATCATTGGGTTAACACTACCAGAAACAGATTCACCCATCGGTCAAGCTCAGTTATTTTGGTTGACTCCACCCAAGTTTTTGTTGTGA
- a CDS encoding DHH family phosphoesterase: protein MDLNSSHLSNSSYSQELTEDPHLVATVELPAPDTSPMTTSELGNHQAQRNHSSLVQKADALRHILEQHRQERQLVILQDFPDPDALSSAWTYQLIAQEYEIHCDIVYAGTLSHQENIALVKLTGLPAQRWTAQAAKSKDLSMYTGCALIDNQGTTSQLLSVVQESGIPITAIIDHHSFQGDLKAEFVDLRPTVRATATIFTQYLQAGLLKLDSSVPQHIKCATALMHGLRSDTDRLMQAQEEDFLAAAYLSRFYDAQLLNAILQANRSKRVMDVIERSLKNRMVQNNFSIAGVGYLRYDDRDAIPQAADFLVTEENVHTAVVYGIVHDEDEELEIVVGSLRTTKLTLDPDEFIKEAFGQDSHGRFFGGGRTSAGGFEIPIGFLSGYIETSEYAKKKWEVFDAQIKQKLLRLVNPKDNPIQTE, encoded by the coding sequence ATGGATTTGAATTCGTCTCACTTGTCAAATAGTTCGTATTCTCAAGAGCTTACAGAAGACCCCCATTTAGTAGCAACGGTGGAATTACCGGCTCCTGATACCTCCCCAATGACAACGAGTGAACTGGGCAACCATCAAGCCCAGCGGAATCACTCATCGTTGGTGCAAAAAGCAGATGCCTTGCGGCATATCTTAGAGCAACATCGACAAGAGCGCCAGCTAGTTATTCTACAAGATTTTCCAGACCCAGACGCACTTTCTAGTGCTTGGACTTATCAATTAATCGCCCAGGAATATGAGATTCACTGTGATATCGTCTATGCTGGGACGCTTAGCCATCAAGAAAACATCGCACTTGTTAAGTTAACTGGTTTACCCGCACAACGCTGGACAGCACAAGCAGCCAAAAGTAAAGATTTATCAATGTACACAGGTTGTGCGTTGATAGATAATCAAGGGACAACGAGCCAGTTATTGTCAGTTGTCCAAGAAAGTGGAATTCCGATTACAGCAATTATTGACCACCACAGCTTCCAGGGCGACTTAAAAGCTGAGTTTGTCGATTTACGTCCGACGGTTCGCGCAACAGCAACAATTTTTACCCAATATCTCCAAGCAGGATTACTCAAACTAGATAGTAGTGTTCCTCAGCATATCAAGTGTGCGACGGCATTGATGCATGGTTTGCGCTCAGACACAGACCGCTTAATGCAAGCACAAGAAGAAGATTTCTTAGCGGCTGCCTATCTGAGTCGATTTTATGACGCGCAGTTACTCAACGCCATTTTACAAGCCAATCGCTCAAAGCGCGTGATGGACGTCATCGAGCGATCGCTGAAAAACCGCATGGTGCAAAATAACTTCTCAATCGCTGGTGTTGGATACTTACGCTATGATGACCGCGATGCCATCCCCCAAGCAGCAGATTTTCTAGTGACAGAAGAGAACGTACACACCGCAGTTGTTTACGGAATCGTTCACGACGAAGACGAAGAACTCGAAATCGTTGTTGGTTCGTTGCGCACAACAAAACTCACACTCGATCCAGATGAGTTTATTAAAGAAGCATTTGGACAAGACAGTCACGGACGCTTTTTCGGTGGTGGTCGTACAAGTGCTGGCGGCTTTGAAATTCCAATCGGGTTTTTGTCAGGTTACATCGAAACATCAGAGTACGCCAAGAAAAAGTGGGAAGTCTTTGACGCTCAAATCAAGCAAAAACTCTTGCGGCTCGTCAACCCTAAAGATAATCCAATTCAAACCGAATAA
- a CDS encoding HNH endonuclease, whose product MAKVLVLNASYEPLNITSWRRAVVLLIKGKAERVEHNGKHLYADFPLPTVIRLRHYVRVPYKEIPLTRRNILHRDSHTCQYCGYTGDDLTLDHVVPRSRGGGDAWENIVTACVRCNVKKGNRTPVEAHMYLHHLPRKPYSSLYFEVSKHLKSGLHDEWQKYIIGL is encoded by the coding sequence ATGGCTAAGGTTCTAGTCCTGAACGCCTCTTACGAACCGCTCAATATTACGAGCTGGCGGCGCGCAGTTGTTCTGTTAATCAAAGGCAAAGCTGAGCGGGTAGAACATAACGGTAAGCATCTTTATGCCGATTTTCCCCTGCCAACCGTTATCCGGTTGCGTCACTACGTACGCGTTCCTTACAAAGAAATTCCTTTAACTCGCCGTAACATTCTTCATCGTGACAGTCACACTTGTCAATATTGCGGCTACACAGGAGATGATTTAACGCTGGATCATGTTGTACCGCGATCGCGTGGCGGGGGTGATGCGTGGGAAAATATCGTGACTGCTTGCGTTCGTTGCAACGTTAAAAAAGGCAATCGCACCCCTGTTGAAGCACATATGTATCTTCATCACCTTCCCCGTAAACCTTACAGTAGCTTATATTTTGAAGTTAGCAAGCATCTCAAAAGCGGGCTACATGATGAATGGCAAAAATACATTATTGGTCTTTAA
- the alr gene encoding alanine racemase, protein MTLSWQQPIATMRCDRAWVEISLGSLAHNIHQLQSLLSAKTHLMAVVKADAYGHGAVTVAETVLQAGASWLGVATVPEGIELREAGISAPILILGATHTPEQIKAIAHWQLQPTVCSFKQALVFAETLKTTNQLLPVHLKLDTGMSRLGPSWQQAVEFVQLIQGVPNLKIASIYSHLATAESIDQTILRQQQQNFEQAITQIKRSNLQLFQHKQIQPALHLANSAATLTAPDLHYDMVRVGLAMYGLYPAVHLAVIDLKPVMQVKARITQVKKIPAGTGVSYGHKFVSDRAMQIAVVGIGYADGVPRNLSNQMTVLVRGQQVPQIGAITMDQLMLDVSAIADVHEGEVVTLLGEDGSQKISADDWAKQLNTISWEILCSFKHRLPRVAVP, encoded by the coding sequence ATGACTTTAAGTTGGCAGCAACCAATAGCAACAATGCGATGCGATCGCGCATGGGTAGAAATTAGCCTAGGATCTTTAGCACACAACATCCATCAGCTACAAAGTTTATTATCTGCAAAAACGCACTTGATGGCAGTCGTCAAAGCAGATGCTTACGGTCATGGTGCTGTTACGGTAGCGGAGACTGTCTTGCAAGCTGGGGCGAGTTGGTTAGGGGTGGCAACGGTTCCTGAAGGCATCGAGTTAAGAGAAGCAGGAATTAGCGCACCGATTTTGATTTTAGGCGCAACGCATACACCAGAACAAATCAAAGCGATCGCGCATTGGCAACTCCAGCCGACAGTATGTAGCTTTAAGCAAGCGCTGGTTTTTGCGGAGACATTAAAGACAACAAATCAACTCTTACCTGTACACCTCAAACTCGATACAGGAATGTCGCGGCTTGGGCCTTCTTGGCAACAAGCTGTTGAGTTTGTCCAATTAATTCAAGGGGTGCCTAACTTAAAAATTGCCAGCATTTATTCGCACTTAGCAACCGCAGAAAGCATCGACCAAACAATCTTAAGGCAGCAACAGCAAAATTTTGAGCAGGCGATCACGCAAATCAAACGCTCAAACCTACAACTTTTTCAGCACAAGCAAATCCAACCCGCGTTGCACTTGGCGAACTCAGCTGCTACACTCACGGCTCCTGATTTGCACTACGATATGGTTCGTGTCGGTTTAGCGATGTATGGACTTTATCCTGCTGTTCATTTAGCAGTGATTGACCTCAAGCCTGTAATGCAAGTTAAAGCGCGCATAACACAAGTCAAAAAAATCCCTGCGGGAACCGGAGTCAGTTATGGTCATAAATTTGTAAGCGATCGCGCGATGCAGATAGCCGTAGTCGGTATCGGTTATGCGGATGGAGTTCCGCGCAACTTGTCGAATCAAATGACAGTATTAGTTCGCGGTCAGCAAGTCCCGCAGATTGGCGCAATTACGATGGATCAACTGATGTTGGATGTCAGTGCGATCGCAGATGTTCATGAAGGCGAAGTCGTGACGTTACTTGGTGAAGATGGTAGCCAAAAAATTTCAGCTGATGACTGGGCAAAGCAGTTAAATACAATTTCGTGGGAAATTCTTTGCAGTTTCAAGCACCGATTACCACGCGTTGCTGTGCCATAA
- a CDS encoding glycosyltransferase family 4 protein has product MNSASQKHIALISVHGDPAVEIGKEEAGGQNVYVRHVGEALAELGWQVDMFTRKASADQASIVEHTPNCRTIRITAGPEEFIPRDNLFKHAPEFVQQMLKFQQKSGVEYEIVHTNYWLSAWVGMELKKIQGCKQVHTYHSLGAVKYKSISTIPLIAKTRLSVEKEVLETAQRIVATSPQEQEHMRLLVSTKGNIDIIPCGTDIHRFGKIDQQQARQQLGINADTKVILYVGRFDFRKGIETLVRAVAQSQLRGTDLRLIIGGGSRPGQSDGKERDRIEGIVNELGMQDMTVFPGRLGDDDLPIYYAAADVCVVPSHYEPFGLVAIEAMASGTPVIASDVGGLQYTVVPEETGLLAPPKDNDAFATAIDRILSNPEWRNQLGRAARKRVEDKFSWDGVAAQLSKLYVKLLEEPVVVSTKDEAVATA; this is encoded by the coding sequence ATGAATTCTGCAAGCCAAAAGCACATTGCCCTGATTTCAGTCCACGGAGACCCAGCGGTTGAAATCGGTAAGGAAGAAGCCGGAGGACAAAACGTTTATGTACGCCATGTAGGGGAAGCACTAGCTGAGTTAGGGTGGCAAGTTGATATGTTTACCCGTAAAGCAAGTGCAGACCAAGCGAGTATTGTCGAGCATACCCCAAATTGCCGCACAATTCGGATTACCGCAGGTCCAGAAGAATTTATTCCACGCGACAACTTATTTAAACACGCGCCGGAATTTGTACAACAAATGCTGAAGTTTCAGCAAAAATCAGGTGTTGAGTACGAAATAGTCCACACAAACTATTGGCTTTCTGCCTGGGTAGGGATGGAGTTAAAAAAAATCCAGGGTTGTAAGCAAGTTCACACTTATCATTCACTAGGGGCGGTTAAGTACAAATCAATTTCCACAATTCCATTGATTGCGAAAACTCGTTTATCAGTGGAAAAAGAAGTTTTAGAGACAGCACAGCGAATTGTCGCCACAAGTCCTCAAGAACAAGAACATATGCGCTTGCTCGTTTCTACAAAAGGCAATATCGATATTATTCCTTGTGGGACAGACATCCATCGCTTCGGTAAAATCGATCAACAACAAGCAAGACAGCAACTCGGAATCAACGCAGACACCAAAGTTATTCTCTATGTAGGTCGATTTGATTTCCGTAAAGGTATTGAAACGCTAGTACGTGCTGTTGCTCAATCGCAACTAAGAGGTACTGATCTTAGGCTAATTATCGGTGGTGGTAGCCGTCCTGGTCAAAGCGATGGCAAAGAACGCGATCGCATTGAAGGTATTGTCAACGAACTGGGAATGCAAGACATGACAGTTTTTCCAGGGCGTCTTGGTGACGATGACCTACCTATCTACTATGCAGCAGCAGACGTTTGTGTTGTTCCTAGCCACTACGAACCTTTTGGTTTAGTAGCTATTGAAGCGATGGCAAGCGGAACACCAGTGATTGCTAGCGATGTTGGCGGCTTACAATACACTGTCGTACCCGAAGAAACTGGATTACTTGCACCACCGAAAGACAACGATGCTTTTGCAACCGCGATTGACCGCATATTAAGTAATCCTGAGTGGCGAAATCAACTAGGTCGTGCTGCTAGAAAACGCGTAGAAGATAAATTTAGTTGGGATGGCGTAGCTGCTCAACTTAGCAAATTGTACGTCAAACTTCTAGAAGAACCAGTTGTCGTTTCTACAAAAGATGAAGCTGTCGCGACAGCTTAA